In the genome of Xenopus laevis strain J_2021 chromosome 1S, Xenopus_laevis_v10.1, whole genome shotgun sequence, one region contains:
- the crygdl.10.S gene encoding gamma-crystallin-1-like yields the protein MGKIFFYEERNFQGRHYECGSECSDLSSYFNRCNSIRVQGGNWILYEHPSYRGHQYYLWQGEYPDFQRWMGFNDNIRSCRFIPQHNGQYKMRIYERGDYQGQMMEFFDDCPNTYDRFRFNDIHSCNVFDGHWMFYEEPNYRGRQYYLRPGQYRKYSDWGASSPRIGSFRRVYHKF from the exons ATGGGAAAG ATCTTCTTCTACGAGGAAAGGAACTTCCAAGGCCGCCACTATGAGTGTGGCTCAGAATGTTCTGACCTATCCTCATACTTCAATCGCTGCAACTCCATCAGGGTACAGGGTGGAAACTGGATCCTCTATGAGCACCCCAGTTACAGGGGACACCAGTATTATCTCTGGCAAGGAGAATACCCAGACTTTCAGAGATGGATGGGCTTCAATGACAACATCAGGTCCTGTCGCTTTATTCCTCAA cacAATGGCCAATACAAAATGAGAATCTACGAAAGAGGAGACTACCAAGGGCAGATGATGGAGTTCTTTGATGATTGCCCCAATACTTATGATCGATTCCGTTTCAATGAcattcactcctgcaatgtgtttgatggACACTGGATGTTCTACGAGGAACCCAACTACAGGGGGCGTCAATACTACCTGAGACCTGGACAATACAGGAAATACAGTGACTGGGGAGCCTCAAGCCCCAGAATTGGATCATTCAGGAGAGTTTATCACAAGTTTTAA